One stretch of Emys orbicularis isolate rEmyOrb1 chromosome 7, rEmyOrb1.hap1, whole genome shotgun sequence DNA includes these proteins:
- the CFL1 gene encoding cofilin-1, with amino-acid sequence MASGVAVSDGVIKVFNDMKVRKASTPEEVKKRKKAVLFCLSEDKRNIILEEGKEILVGDVGETVDDPYLHFVKMLPESDCRYALYDATYETKESKKEDLVFVFWAPDCAPLKSKMIYASSKDAIKKKLTGIKHELQATCYEEVKDRCTLAQKLGGNAVVSLEGKPL; translated from the exons ATG gcatctGGCGTAGCAGTCTCTGATGGAGTGATCAAGGTCTTCAATGACATGAAGGTGCGGAAGGCCTCCACCCCTGAGGAGGTGAAGAAGCGCAAGAAGGCGGTGCTCTTCTGCCTGAGCGAGGACAAGAGGAACATCATCCTGGAGGAGGGCAAGGAGATCCTGGTGGGGGACGTGGGTGAGACAGTCGACGACCCCTATCTGCACTTTGTCAAGATGCTCCCGGAGTCGGACTGCCGCTACGCCCTCTACGACGCCACTTACGAGACCAAGGAGAGcaagaaggaggatctggtctTTGTCTTCTG GGCCCCAGATTGTGCCCCCCTCAAGAGCAAGATGATCTACGCCAGCTCCAAGGATGCCATCAAGAAGAAACTCACAG gtatCAAGCATGAGTTGCAAGCAACCTGTTACGAGGAGGTGAAGGACCGCTGCACCTTGGCCCAGAAGCTGGGCGGCAACGCCGTCGTCAGCTTGGAAGGGAAGCCCTTGTGA